In the genome of Corythoichthys intestinalis isolate RoL2023-P3 chromosome 19, ASM3026506v1, whole genome shotgun sequence, one region contains:
- the opn8c gene encoding opsin 8, group member c isoform X1, which produces MLEHMSRNCTKDNETKSSFTSKLSFSADICVGLAILSVVFLSVMGNGIVLVICYRRRNKMVGSELLCVNLAVVDFLCCICFYPLSIISSFHHAWLGENVTCIYYGLGCYIFGLCGMFTIAAISIIRYLKICYSLVSELWLEKPNIRLVCCVIWLVSTVWSSFPLFGWGEYVPEPYGLSCTIAWRGYHTSAKDAFYVICSFVCFILTPMLFIVMSHCQTLYKISRFSSSLSARGIHNNLRRAEKRLSMMFFCISLGFVIAWMPYTIVSFLFIFHKEDHYMSPEGFVFPALFAKSSHVYNPFIYFYFNKTFQKELRSLLDIICPKMGRNRVSAHNALNIQAPDPIHIQLQERPHVHKIFALSRSCTQSKSKTSGKDTNGNHGLKRRVNTCWGSTPGRAPVILEEAKVNNPLPLSVTSV; this is translated from the exons ATGTTGGAGCACATGTCCCGGAATTGCACAAAGGATAACGAGACCAAGTCTTCGTTCACTTCCAAGCTGAGCTTTTCTGCTGACATATGCGTGGGACTTGCCATCCTTTCAGTAG TGTTCCTTTCCGTTATGGGCAACGGCATTGTTCTGGTGATCTGCTACCGTCGCCGCAACAAGATGGTGGGCTCTGAGCTGCTGTGCGTCAACCTGGCTGTGGTAGATTTCCTGTGCTGCATCTGTTTCTACCCGCTCTCCATTATTTCATCCTTTCACCATGCGTGGCTGGGGGAAAACGTCACGTGCATCTACTATGGCCTTGGCTGCTACATCTTTGGCCTGTGCGGCATGTTCACCATCGCCGCAATAAGCATCATCCGCTACCTTAAGATATGCTACAGCTTGGTTTCGG AATTGTGGCTGGAGAAGCCCAACATCAGGCTTGTGTGCTGTGTCATCTGGCTGGTGTCTAcagtgtggtccagcttccctcTCTTTGGCTGGGGTGAATATGTCCCCGAGCCTTATGGACTGTCCTGCACCATTGCCTGGCGAGGCTACCACACCTCAGCCAAGGATGCCTTTTATGTCATTTGCTCCTTTGTGTGCTTTATACTAACCCCTATGCTGTTCATAGTAATGTCACATTGCCAGACACTCTACAAGATCTCACGCTTCTCTTCTTCACTGTCTGCTCGAGGAATCCACAACAACCTGCGACGTGCTGAGAAACGACTTTCCATG atgtttttctgcataaGTCTCGGCTTTGTCATCGCCTGGATGCCGTATACCATCGTGTCTTTCCTCTTCATATTCCACAAGGAGGACCATTACATGTCTCCTGAGGGCTTCGTTTTCCCTGCCCTCTTTGCCAAAAGTTCCCACGTCTACAACCCGTTCATTTATTTCTACTTCAACAAGACCTTCCAGAAAGAGCTCCGGTCCCTGCTGGACATTATCTGTCCAAAAATGGGAAGGAATCGGGTCAGCGCCCACAACGCTTTAAACATCCAAGCTCCTGATCCCATCCATATCCAACTCCAAGAGAGACCCCATGTCCACAAGATATTTGCTTTATCTAGGAGTTGTACACAGAGCAAAAGCAAAACATCAGGCAAAGATACCAATGGTAACCACGGCCTCAAAAGAAGAGTCAACACCTGTTGGGGGTCGACGCCAGGACGAGCCCCAGTTATTTTGGAGGAAGCAAAGGTCAACAATCCTTTGCCTCTGTCTGTAACCTCTGTTTAG
- the opn8c gene encoding opsin 8, group member c isoform X2 has translation MLEHMSRNCTKDNETKSSFTSKLSFSADICVGLAILSVVFLSVMGNGIVLVICYRRRNKMVGSELLCVNLAVVDFLCCICFYPLSIISSFHHAWLGENVTCIYYGLGCYIFGLCGMFTIAAISIIRYLKICYSLVSELWLEKPNIRLVCCVIWLVSTVWSSFPLFGWVMSHCQTLYKISRFSSSLSARGIHNNLRRAEKRLSMMFFCISLGFVIAWMPYTIVSFLFIFHKEDHYMSPEGFVFPALFAKSSHVYNPFIYFYFNKTFQKELRSLLDIICPKMGRNRVSAHNALNIQAPDPIHIQLQERPHVHKIFALSRSCTQSKSKTSGKDTNGNHGLKRRVNTCWGSTPGRAPVILEEAKVNNPLPLSVTSV, from the exons ATGTTGGAGCACATGTCCCGGAATTGCACAAAGGATAACGAGACCAAGTCTTCGTTCACTTCCAAGCTGAGCTTTTCTGCTGACATATGCGTGGGACTTGCCATCCTTTCAGTAG TGTTCCTTTCCGTTATGGGCAACGGCATTGTTCTGGTGATCTGCTACCGTCGCCGCAACAAGATGGTGGGCTCTGAGCTGCTGTGCGTCAACCTGGCTGTGGTAGATTTCCTGTGCTGCATCTGTTTCTACCCGCTCTCCATTATTTCATCCTTTCACCATGCGTGGCTGGGGGAAAACGTCACGTGCATCTACTATGGCCTTGGCTGCTACATCTTTGGCCTGTGCGGCATGTTCACCATCGCCGCAATAAGCATCATCCGCTACCTTAAGATATGCTACAGCTTGGTTTCGG AATTGTGGCTGGAGAAGCCCAACATCAGGCTTGTGTGCTGTGTCATCTGGCTGGTGTCTAcagtgtggtccagcttccctcTCTTTGGCTGGG TAATGTCACATTGCCAGACACTCTACAAGATCTCACGCTTCTCTTCTTCACTGTCTGCTCGAGGAATCCACAACAACCTGCGACGTGCTGAGAAACGACTTTCCATG atgtttttctgcataaGTCTCGGCTTTGTCATCGCCTGGATGCCGTATACCATCGTGTCTTTCCTCTTCATATTCCACAAGGAGGACCATTACATGTCTCCTGAGGGCTTCGTTTTCCCTGCCCTCTTTGCCAAAAGTTCCCACGTCTACAACCCGTTCATTTATTTCTACTTCAACAAGACCTTCCAGAAAGAGCTCCGGTCCCTGCTGGACATTATCTGTCCAAAAATGGGAAGGAATCGGGTCAGCGCCCACAACGCTTTAAACATCCAAGCTCCTGATCCCATCCATATCCAACTCCAAGAGAGACCCCATGTCCACAAGATATTTGCTTTATCTAGGAGTTGTACACAGAGCAAAAGCAAAACATCAGGCAAAGATACCAATGGTAACCACGGCCTCAAAAGAAGAGTCAACACCTGTTGGGGGTCGACGCCAGGACGAGCCCCAGTTATTTTGGAGGAAGCAAAGGTCAACAATCCTTTGCCTCTGTCTGTAACCTCTGTTTAG